One region of Endozoicomonas sp. Mp262 genomic DNA includes:
- a CDS encoding FKBP-type peptidyl-prolyl cis-trans isomerase, protein MKLKALVGVALMSCSMQLMADTQPDMPLKTDSDKLSYSLGVVMAEQLKQFDGVNADALFLGIKDVLSDKKIKLERQEMFQLIEKARQDLEKKQQQKLLEEASKNLEKGQAFLKDNAKKTGVKTLESGLQYRVLSEGKGAKPAETDEVVVHYEGRLLDEKIFDSSYDRGQPATFRLNQVIRGWTEGLKLMSQGSKWELYIPSDLAYGPGGIPGRIGPNEVLVFKVELLEVKKERADDQEKVEKKGRQQG, encoded by the coding sequence ATGAAACTTAAAGCGCTTGTTGGCGTGGCCCTTATGTCCTGCTCAATGCAGTTAATGGCAGATACTCAGCCTGATATGCCATTAAAAACCGATAGTGATAAGCTTAGCTATAGTCTTGGTGTGGTAATGGCTGAGCAGTTAAAGCAGTTTGATGGCGTGAATGCCGATGCGCTTTTTTTGGGGATAAAGGATGTTTTGAGTGACAAGAAAATAAAGCTCGAACGTCAGGAAATGTTCCAGTTGATAGAAAAAGCTCGCCAGGATCTTGAGAAGAAACAACAACAAAAACTTCTTGAGGAAGCGAGTAAAAATCTTGAAAAAGGGCAAGCCTTCCTTAAGGATAATGCTAAAAAAACAGGGGTGAAAACACTGGAAAGCGGTCTCCAATATAGAGTACTTTCTGAGGGCAAAGGAGCAAAACCAGCTGAGACTGATGAGGTGGTTGTTCATTATGAAGGTCGACTATTGGATGAAAAGATATTTGATAGTTCATATGACCGGGGGCAACCAGCTACTTTCCGTTTGAACCAGGTGATTCGTGGCTGGACTGAAGGTTTAAAATTGATGTCCCAGGGTTCCAAATGGGAGTTGTATATTCCATCTGATCTGGCTTATGGCCCTGGAGGTATTCCCGGCAGAATCGGACCGAATGAGGTGCTGGTGTTTAAGGTCGAGTTGCTAGAGGTGAAAAAAGAAAGAGCAGATGACCAGGAAAAGGTGGAGAAAAAGGGAAGGCAGCAAGGGTAG
- a CDS encoding disulfide bond formation protein B — MTRLTSRVLFLLAALSCAGLIGFALFLQHIEGLEPCPLCISQRIVVIAIGLAALVATIHNPGHLGYKIYGVLTSLLGASGMALASRQIWIQHLPPEQVPSCMPGVEYLVDILPLTEFVKIMLTGTGDCAEIQWTFLGLTIPGWTLLTFAGFTVFGIYEIFRKRRRV, encoded by the coding sequence ATGACAAGACTAACATCGAGGGTTCTATTTTTACTTGCCGCATTGTCCTGTGCAGGTCTAATAGGATTTGCCTTATTCCTCCAGCATATTGAAGGTCTGGAGCCCTGCCCTCTCTGCATTTCCCAGCGCATAGTCGTCATTGCTATAGGCCTGGCAGCTCTCGTCGCCACAATACACAACCCGGGTCATTTGGGTTACAAAATATATGGCGTTTTAACATCCCTGCTAGGAGCCAGTGGCATGGCATTAGCTAGTCGGCAGATCTGGATTCAACACCTGCCACCAGAACAAGTTCCCAGCTGTATGCCTGGTGTCGAGTACTTAGTGGATATTTTACCACTGACGGAGTTTGTAAAAATCATGCTGACAGGTACCGGAGACTGTGCTGAAATTCAGTGGACTTTTCTGGGACTCACCATCCCGGGGTGGACTCTCCTGACATTTGCCGGTTTTACTGTTTTTGGCATTTACGAGATTTTTCGCAAGCGCAGAAGGGTTTGA
- the gshA gene encoding glutamate--cysteine ligase has product MTTLYQNRLERLGQLTSQKLLLGIRHGIEREGLRVSKNAELSKEAHPKALGKALTHPYITTDFSEALLEFITPVYGEVNDALTFLKELHCYTAQHLSDEVLWAGSMPCLLAGDQNIPVAQYGKSNIGQMKTTYREGLSHRYGKAMQTIAGLHYNFSLPEDFWTLLNTSSSEGYLALIRNFRRYSWLLMYLFGASPAMDSSFFDPSENNPGLEKLGRDTLFLPYATSLRMSDMGYTNNAQSSLNICYNTLEEYIESLWQAIQTPYKPYQQIGIKSPEGEFKQLNANVLQIENEYYSTIRPKRISHSGEKPLTALSQSGVEYVEVRCIDINPFEPLGINHQDADFLDIFLMYCAIQESMPIEAQECRNVTYNFERTVLEGRRPGLQLNTPDGSRLLTQWGTELLDNMLPIVQLMDSISNTSRYSNSFRQQREKLANSAITPSGKVLSALSNEPVSHIEFMLGQSQRHQRLFKQHELTPERIKYFQQIAQRSRLDQEAIEKADTVNFETFLQQYQLAD; this is encoded by the coding sequence TTGACTACCCTGTATCAGAACCGTCTGGAGCGTCTAGGACAACTGACCAGCCAGAAGTTACTTCTTGGCATTCGCCACGGCATTGAGCGTGAAGGGCTGAGAGTTTCCAAGAATGCAGAACTATCCAAAGAAGCCCACCCCAAAGCGCTTGGCAAGGCGTTAACGCACCCCTATATTACTACGGACTTTTCTGAAGCCCTGCTGGAATTTATAACACCGGTCTATGGTGAAGTTAACGACGCACTTACCTTTCTAAAAGAACTCCATTGCTATACCGCTCAACACCTGAGCGATGAAGTGCTATGGGCAGGTAGCATGCCCTGTTTGCTGGCCGGTGACCAGAATATACCGGTGGCCCAATACGGGAAATCGAACATAGGCCAGATGAAAACAACGTATCGCGAGGGGCTTTCTCACCGCTATGGTAAGGCCATGCAAACCATCGCAGGACTGCATTACAACTTTTCCCTGCCGGAAGATTTCTGGACTCTCCTGAATACATCATCTTCTGAAGGTTATCTTGCCCTGATCAGAAATTTCAGGCGATATTCATGGCTGCTAATGTATCTTTTTGGCGCTTCCCCTGCGATGGATTCCAGTTTTTTTGATCCTTCTGAAAATAATCCCGGTCTGGAAAAATTAGGACGGGACACGTTATTTTTACCTTATGCCACTTCACTCAGAATGAGTGATATGGGCTATACCAATAATGCCCAGTCATCCCTGAATATTTGCTATAACACTCTTGAAGAGTACATAGAGAGCCTATGGCAAGCCATTCAGACACCCTATAAGCCATATCAGCAAATTGGTATAAAATCACCTGAAGGTGAATTCAAACAGCTTAATGCCAACGTGCTGCAGATTGAGAATGAATACTACAGTACCATTCGCCCCAAACGAATCTCCCACTCAGGAGAAAAGCCATTAACAGCCCTGAGTCAGAGCGGGGTTGAGTATGTCGAAGTCCGATGCATTGATATCAACCCTTTCGAGCCATTGGGAATTAATCATCAGGATGCTGATTTTCTCGATATTTTCCTGATGTACTGCGCCATACAAGAAAGCATGCCTATTGAAGCTCAAGAGTGCCGCAACGTCACCTATAACTTTGAAAGAACCGTTCTGGAAGGTCGGCGTCCCGGCTTGCAGCTAAATACCCCGGATGGCTCAAGACTATTAACGCAATGGGGAACGGAGCTACTGGACAATATGCTGCCAATCGTTCAGTTAATGGATTCTATTTCAAACACCTCAAGGTATTCTAATAGCTTTAGACAACAACGCGAGAAGCTTGCAAACAGTGCTATAACTCCTTCCGGGAAAGTATTGTCAGCGCTGAGCAACGAACCCGTGAGCCATATAGAGTTTATGCTGGGTCAATCACAAAGGCATCAACGTTTATTTAAGCAGCATGAATTGACCCCTGAGAGGATAAAATACTTCCAGCAAATAGCGCAGAGATCCAGGCTGGATCAAGAGGCGATTGAAAAGGCAGATACCGTCAACTTCGAGACATTTCTGCAACAGTACCAGCTTGCTGATTAG
- a CDS encoding RNA-binding transcriptional accessory protein, which produces MEIIPQRIADELGVRETQVASAVKLLDDGATVPFIARYRKEATGGLDDTQLRTLEERLRYLRELEERRQTILKSIADQEKLTPELEKDIRSADTKTRLEDLYLPYKPKRRTKAQIAREAGLEPLADALFDNPSLTPEEEAAGYINADNGIADTKAALEGARYILMERFSENAELLGQLREFLWSDGLLKSTGVEGKEEEGAKFRDYFEYDEPLKSIPSHRALAIFRGRNEGFLQSGIHLKDEPEDRRETHPCEKLVADFWKISDQGRAADGWLRDAIRWTWRVKLLTQLETELMTRLREQSEDEAIKVFAKNLKDLLLAAPAGLRPTIGLDPGLRTGVKVAVVDGTGKLVEHTTIFPHVPQKQWKEALGTLATLCLTHQIELISIGNGTASRETDRLVAELMRSYPKLGLTKIVVSEAGASVYSASELAAREFPDLDVSFRGAVSIARRLQDPLAELVKIEPKSIGVGQYQHDVSQTQLSRSLEAVVEDCVNAVGVDVNTASGALLSRVSGLNRTLAENIVAFRNENGTFANRNALQKVDRFGAKTFELAAGFLRVMNGDNPLDSSAVHPEAYPVVEKIAAQSRRNVESLIGDSAFLKSITPETYTDDQFGLPTVTDIISELDKPGRDPRPEFKAAEFKDGIENIRDLKLNMELEGSVTNVTNFGAFVDIGVHQDGLVHISALSNSFVKDPREVVKAGDIVKVKVMEVDISRKRIGLSMRMSDTAEGRAEQKQQSPKEKISSGKKQAQPGSHKKSGNKKQGAATGGTFADLFANAKKLRK; this is translated from the coding sequence GGAAGAGCGTCGCCAAACGATTCTGAAAAGTATCGCAGACCAGGAAAAACTCACCCCGGAACTAGAAAAAGATATCCGGTCTGCTGACACCAAAACCCGCCTGGAAGACCTTTACCTGCCCTACAAACCCAAACGACGCACCAAAGCCCAGATCGCCAGGGAGGCAGGACTCGAACCACTGGCGGATGCCCTGTTTGATAACCCATCCCTGACACCAGAAGAGGAAGCGGCTGGCTATATCAATGCTGACAACGGTATAGCCGACACCAAGGCCGCACTGGAAGGCGCCCGCTATATTCTGATGGAGCGTTTCAGTGAGAATGCTGAACTACTGGGACAACTTCGAGAGTTCCTGTGGAGTGACGGGCTACTGAAAAGTACAGGGGTTGAAGGCAAAGAGGAGGAAGGTGCCAAGTTCCGGGATTACTTTGAGTACGATGAACCACTGAAGAGCATCCCTTCTCACAGGGCCCTGGCAATCTTCCGTGGCCGTAACGAAGGCTTTCTTCAGTCTGGCATTCACCTTAAAGACGAGCCCGAAGACCGACGTGAAACCCACCCCTGTGAAAAACTCGTGGCAGATTTCTGGAAAATATCTGACCAGGGACGTGCTGCTGATGGCTGGCTGAGAGATGCAATTCGCTGGACCTGGAGAGTAAAACTCCTGACCCAGCTGGAAACCGAATTAATGACCCGGTTGCGCGAACAGTCCGAAGATGAAGCGATCAAGGTCTTTGCCAAAAACCTGAAAGACCTGTTATTGGCAGCACCTGCCGGATTGCGTCCCACCATTGGACTGGACCCCGGTCTGCGAACCGGTGTTAAAGTGGCCGTGGTTGATGGTACTGGCAAGCTGGTTGAACACACCACTATTTTTCCACATGTACCACAGAAACAGTGGAAGGAAGCCCTGGGAACTCTGGCAACATTATGCCTGACCCATCAAATCGAGCTGATCAGCATTGGTAATGGTACGGCTTCCCGGGAAACGGATCGCCTGGTGGCAGAACTCATGAGAAGCTACCCCAAACTGGGACTGACCAAAATTGTAGTCAGTGAAGCAGGTGCCTCCGTTTACTCGGCGTCAGAACTGGCCGCTCGTGAATTTCCTGATCTGGATGTTTCTTTCCGCGGAGCCGTATCCATTGCCCGCCGACTCCAGGATCCCCTCGCAGAACTGGTAAAAATCGAGCCAAAATCCATCGGCGTTGGACAATACCAGCACGATGTCAGTCAGACGCAGCTCTCGCGCTCTCTGGAGGCCGTTGTAGAGGATTGTGTAAACGCAGTAGGGGTGGACGTAAACACCGCCTCAGGCGCTTTATTATCCCGTGTATCAGGTCTTAACAGGACACTGGCTGAAAACATCGTGGCATTCCGTAATGAAAACGGTACATTTGCCAACCGAAATGCTTTGCAAAAAGTAGATCGTTTCGGGGCTAAAACCTTTGAGCTGGCGGCTGGCTTTTTACGGGTGATGAACGGAGACAATCCTCTGGATAGCTCTGCCGTCCACCCTGAAGCTTATCCCGTAGTTGAAAAGATCGCTGCTCAATCCAGGCGTAATGTTGAAAGCCTGATTGGCGACAGTGCCTTCTTAAAATCCATCACCCCGGAAACCTATACTGACGACCAGTTCGGTCTGCCCACGGTAACAGACATCATTTCTGAACTGGATAAACCAGGAAGAGACCCCCGTCCGGAATTTAAGGCGGCTGAGTTTAAAGACGGTATTGAAAATATCCGTGACCTCAAGCTGAATATGGAGCTGGAAGGTTCTGTGACCAACGTGACAAACTTTGGGGCCTTTGTTGATATCGGTGTTCATCAGGATGGGCTGGTTCATATTTCCGCCCTTTCCAACAGTTTCGTAAAAGATCCCCGGGAAGTTGTGAAAGCGGGCGATATTGTGAAGGTCAAGGTAATGGAAGTGGATATTTCCAGAAAACGCATCGGCCTTTCCATGCGCATGTCTGATACGGCTGAAGGCAGGGCAGAGCAAAAACAGCAATCACCGAAAGAGAAAATATCCTCTGGTAAGAAGCAGGCTCAACCCGGAAGCCATAAAAAATCAGGCAACAAAAAACAGGGCGCGGCGACAGGAGGCACTTTCGCAGATTTATTTGCCAATGCCAAAAAGCTGCGCAAATAA
- a CDS encoding homoserine O-acetyltransferase, with product MPDVTPANSVGLVSPQIICFKQSLLLQCGQVLAPFQLMVETYGTLNQQASNAVLVCHALSGNHHAAGYHSINDQKAGWWDNCIGPGKPIDTNHFFVVSLNNLGGCHGSTGPTSLNPETGEPWGASFPMVTVEDWVKSQALLADYFNIKVWAAVIGGSLGGMQALQWAISYPEQVKHTVVIASAAKLSAQNIAFNEVARQAIMTDASFTDGDYLAKKTTPGKGLGLARMIGHITYLSDDAMGKKFGRERRSEDLNFDFGAEFQVESYLHHQAQTFSKTFDANTYLLMTRALDYFDPAASFDDDLAKALSHCSSQFLVISFSTDWRFSPARSKEIVTALIDSGKNVSYLDIDAPQGHDAFLINIPRYINGLSTYMQRVARECTDGKG from the coding sequence ATGCCGGATGTCACCCCTGCTAACTCTGTTGGTCTCGTCAGCCCCCAAATAATTTGCTTTAAACAGTCATTGCTTTTGCAGTGTGGACAGGTTTTAGCTCCATTCCAGTTAATGGTAGAAACTTATGGAACCCTGAATCAGCAGGCGAGTAATGCCGTATTAGTCTGTCATGCCCTCAGTGGAAATCACCATGCCGCAGGGTACCACTCCATTAATGATCAAAAAGCCGGATGGTGGGATAACTGCATTGGCCCGGGTAAACCGATAGATACCAATCATTTTTTTGTGGTATCGCTTAATAATCTTGGCGGGTGTCATGGCAGTACAGGCCCTACCAGTTTAAACCCTGAAACCGGAGAACCGTGGGGAGCAAGCTTTCCCATGGTGACTGTTGAAGACTGGGTAAAAAGCCAGGCTTTACTGGCCGACTACTTCAATATAAAAGTGTGGGCTGCCGTTATTGGTGGAAGCCTGGGTGGAATGCAGGCACTGCAATGGGCAATCAGCTATCCGGAACAGGTAAAGCATACGGTGGTGATTGCTTCAGCGGCAAAATTATCCGCCCAAAACATCGCATTTAATGAAGTGGCCCGACAAGCTATTATGACTGATGCAAGTTTTACCGATGGTGATTACCTTGCAAAAAAAACAACCCCGGGAAAAGGGCTGGGACTGGCAAGAATGATCGGCCATATTACTTATCTATCAGATGATGCCATGGGTAAAAAATTTGGCCGGGAGAGGAGAAGTGAAGATTTAAATTTTGATTTTGGCGCCGAATTCCAGGTTGAGAGCTATCTCCATCATCAAGCACAGACTTTTTCAAAAACCTTTGATGCCAATACCTACCTGCTCATGACCCGGGCGCTGGATTATTTCGACCCTGCCGCCTCCTTTGACGATGACCTTGCCAAAGCCCTTTCACACTGCTCAAGCCAATTCCTGGTGATATCATTCAGCACAGACTGGCGCTTTTCCCCTGCCCGATCCAAAGAAATTGTTACTGCCCTTATCGACTCTGGCAAAAATGTTTCTTACCTGGACATTGATGCACCACAAGGCCATGATGCATTCCTGATCAATATTCCCCGATATATTAATGGGCTGTCGACGTATATGCAGCGAGTAGCCAGGGAGTGCACTGATGGAAAGGGCTGA
- the rsd gene encoding sigma D regulator, protein MLEGCRTAKERWGGVSEIVDRWLNERQELIVLYCSINGMDQLNNDNRPMASKLKELCQILVDYVSAGHFEVYDQLIQESLEFNDGGIDLAESLYPKIEQNTHHCLDFNDNCENISDIKRLQKSLSRLGEALEERFMLEDKLIATLHESHRNQL, encoded by the coding sequence ATGCTGGAGGGTTGCAGAACGGCCAAAGAGCGTTGGGGAGGCGTATCCGAAATAGTCGATCGCTGGCTCAACGAACGTCAGGAGTTAATTGTACTGTACTGCTCCATTAATGGTATGGATCAGCTGAACAATGACAACAGACCAATGGCAAGTAAGCTAAAAGAGCTCTGCCAGATTCTGGTGGATTACGTCTCTGCAGGTCATTTTGAGGTTTATGACCAGCTGATACAAGAAAGCCTGGAGTTTAATGATGGGGGAATTGATCTAGCGGAATCCCTTTACCCAAAAATTGAGCAAAATACCCATCACTGTCTTGATTTTAACGATAATTGCGAAAACATCAGTGATATAAAACGTCTTCAAAAGTCTTTATCCAGGTTAGGTGAAGCATTAGAAGAACGCTTTATGCTTGAGGATAAGCTGATTGCAACATTACACGAATCCCATCGTAATCAACTTTGA
- a CDS encoding ATP-binding cassette domain-containing protein, with protein MHRLVIMPPMIILNSVNMLRDGKLLLEDASVTIHSGQHLGLVGANGAGKSSLMALLTGELEPDTGEITVSPGRGIAHMSQEILALDKTAIDYVLDGDRQLRTIENLLEAAEQNGRHEKIAELHDQYATADGYTSRSRAEQLLVGLGFSHSDMERNVRSYSGGWRMRLNLARTLMCPSDIMLLDEPTNHLDLDAIVWLEGYLKKFQGTLLIISHDRDFLDSVTDTTLHIENRRLHIYRGGYSAFEKLRAERLAQQQVVYEKQQQQKAHMEHFVERFRAKATKARQAQSRLKALMKLEELAPAHVNSPFSFSFPESDKTSSPLLVLDNSCLGYGEQTLLKAKLNVLPGNRIGLLGSNGAGKSTLIKSLAGDIPLVSGLRQPGEHLKIGYFAQHQLESLDPKASPLLHLQRLSKDAREQELRNFLGGFGFHGDKALEEVNGFSGGEKARLALAIIAWQKPNLLLLDEPTNHLDLEMRHALTIALQSFSGAMILVSHDRNLIRNTTDQLLLVHGGRLNEYPGDLDDYSDWLTQQRNPEKKTDTAESKPAENSAQARKEQKRLEAEKRKALRPLKLKVEKMEQKIELSQNKLSEIEELLANPALYDSSNKDKLKTLLAKQSHLKKDLAEAEECWMELEEEWELLTNS; from the coding sequence ATGCATCGTTTAGTTATAATGCCTCCCATGATCATATTAAACTCAGTAAACATGCTCAGAGATGGCAAACTCTTACTGGAGGATGCCTCTGTTACTATTCATTCTGGCCAGCACCTGGGCCTGGTGGGAGCCAATGGGGCAGGAAAGTCGAGTCTGATGGCTCTTCTCACCGGAGAGCTTGAACCGGATACCGGTGAAATCACCGTATCTCCAGGGCGGGGCATTGCCCATATGTCACAAGAAATCCTGGCCCTGGATAAAACAGCCATAGATTATGTTCTTGATGGCGATCGGCAGTTAAGAACCATTGAAAACTTGTTAGAAGCAGCAGAACAAAATGGACGCCATGAAAAAATAGCAGAACTTCATGACCAGTACGCCACAGCAGACGGCTATACATCAAGATCCAGAGCCGAGCAGTTGTTAGTTGGGCTGGGTTTTTCTCACTCAGACATGGAACGCAATGTCAGAAGTTATTCCGGCGGCTGGCGCATGCGCCTTAACCTGGCAAGAACACTCATGTGTCCATCAGATATCATGCTGCTGGATGAACCTACAAACCACCTGGATCTTGATGCTATAGTCTGGCTGGAAGGCTATTTAAAAAAATTTCAGGGTACGTTGCTGATTATTTCCCACGATCGGGACTTTCTTGACTCAGTGACCGATACCACCCTTCATATTGAAAACAGACGTTTACATATATACCGTGGAGGCTACTCTGCCTTTGAGAAACTCCGCGCAGAAAGGCTTGCGCAGCAACAGGTTGTTTATGAAAAACAACAACAGCAAAAAGCCCATATGGAGCATTTTGTAGAACGCTTTAGAGCCAAGGCCACCAAGGCAAGGCAAGCACAAAGCCGGCTAAAAGCACTGATGAAACTGGAAGAACTGGCACCTGCTCACGTCAACTCACCCTTTTCTTTCAGCTTTCCAGAATCTGATAAAACATCATCACCTTTACTAGTACTCGATAACAGCTGTTTGGGCTATGGTGAACAGACTCTACTGAAGGCCAAACTGAACGTATTACCAGGAAACCGAATTGGCCTGCTTGGTTCAAACGGTGCAGGAAAATCAACATTAATCAAAAGCCTTGCGGGAGATATTCCACTCGTATCCGGACTACGACAACCTGGCGAACATCTTAAAATTGGTTATTTTGCCCAACACCAGCTCGAAAGCCTGGACCCCAAAGCTAGCCCTTTGCTGCATTTACAACGGCTCTCCAAAGATGCTCGTGAGCAAGAGCTGCGAAACTTCTTGGGAGGGTTTGGCTTTCATGGCGACAAAGCCCTGGAGGAGGTGAATGGTTTTTCCGGTGGAGAGAAAGCAAGGCTTGCTTTAGCTATCATTGCCTGGCAAAAGCCTAATTTACTGCTGCTGGATGAACCCACAAACCATCTGGATTTGGAAATGCGTCATGCTCTGACTATTGCTTTGCAGTCATTCTCTGGCGCAATGATTCTGGTATCCCACGACAGAAATCTTATCCGGAATACAACAGACCAGCTACTTTTAGTTCATGGCGGTCGTTTAAACGAATACCCCGGAGACCTTGACGATTATAGTGATTGGCTAACCCAGCAACGGAACCCCGAAAAAAAAACCGACACAGCAGAAAGCAAACCTGCCGAAAACTCAGCCCAGGCAAGAAAAGAGCAAAAGCGGCTAGAGGCAGAAAAACGCAAGGCTCTCCGACCTTTAAAGTTAAAAGTCGAAAAAATGGAGCAAAAAATAGAGTTATCCCAAAACAAGCTATCGGAGATAGAAGAGCTACTTGCAAACCCCGCACTGTATGACAGTAGTAATAAAGATAAGCTCAAAACTCTACTTGCAAAACAAAGCCATCTGAAAAAGGACCTTGCTGAAGCAGAAGAGTGCTGGATGGAACTGGAAGAGGAGTGGGAGCTTTTAACAAACTCATAA
- a CDS encoding cell division protein ZapB — protein sequence MSIESLGQLESRLQNLIDKLELSRMELEELRVANTQLEEENAKLKHELGTWNDKVSSILGKLDSVAEEDESIELENQLEEAAV from the coding sequence ATGTCCATAGAATCACTAGGCCAACTGGAATCCAGGCTACAAAATCTCATCGACAAACTGGAACTTTCCAGGATGGAGCTTGAGGAGCTTAGAGTGGCCAACACCCAGCTAGAAGAAGAGAACGCGAAGCTTAAACATGAGCTTGGCACATGGAATGATAAAGTTAGCTCAATATTGGGTAAACTTGATAGCGTTGCTGAAGAGGACGAGAGTATTGAGCTAGAGAATCAGTTGGAAGAGGCTGCCGTTTAA
- a CDS encoding IS1380 family transposase: MTQSTQEQLRFHPSNGKTIRADFNGGELSSDFGALLLRETILHSGLISRLTQAIDDKRHPSYIDHSLQNLLVQRILQMACGYEDANDSNRLRKDPMLKLATGRNPLDDDNHLASSPTYTRLGKSMRRKDIYQMAEAFVHHFIASYDLPPMAIVIDLDHTPAITHGSQQMNLFNAKYQDYCYLPLLIFEGLSGKLITAILRPGKTPTGRENAAIIKRVIKLIRKRWPKTHLLVRGDSHFAQPELMHVVQANTHADYVLGKGAGHKTALRPKAKELLDEARRAFKVKTALAKLNDMPEPERLRLYGEAEYQAKSWKGLDTRIIYKAEVNEKGDNPRFIVTSIKEASPEVIYEDLYCPRGQDENFIKHLKSDLSGDRLSDQTFLANHLRLFYACAAYVLHYELRTKALKGTELEKAQPSTVITKLCKVAVKVVEYKDRIKLHLPSSCPFKKLLQHVTEIFYQMPLPRPG, encoded by the coding sequence ATGACCCAATCTACACAAGAGCAGCTTCGCTTTCATCCTTCAAATGGTAAAACTATCCGTGCGGACTTCAATGGTGGAGAGTTATCTTCAGATTTTGGGGCTCTGCTGTTACGGGAAACCATATTGCATAGCGGACTTATTTCCAGACTGACCCAGGCCATTGATGACAAGCGTCACCCATCCTACATTGACCACTCTCTGCAAAACCTCCTGGTTCAGCGAATTTTGCAAATGGCTTGCGGTTATGAGGATGCCAACGACAGCAACCGCCTCCGTAAAGACCCCATGTTAAAGCTGGCTACCGGACGAAACCCTTTGGATGATGATAACCACCTGGCTTCATCTCCCACCTACACACGGCTCGGGAAGTCCATGCGGCGCAAAGATATCTATCAAATGGCTGAAGCATTTGTGCATCATTTTATCGCCAGTTATGACTTGCCACCTATGGCTATCGTGATCGATCTTGATCACACACCGGCCATTACCCACGGATCGCAGCAAATGAATTTGTTTAATGCCAAATATCAGGACTACTGTTATCTGCCTTTGCTGATTTTTGAAGGTCTCAGTGGCAAGCTGATTACTGCCATCCTCCGTCCAGGCAAAACGCCAACAGGCAGGGAAAATGCCGCTATTATCAAGCGTGTCATCAAGCTTATCCGTAAACGGTGGCCAAAAACCCATTTGCTGGTGCGCGGGGATAGCCACTTTGCTCAACCTGAGTTAATGCATGTTGTTCAGGCTAATACTCATGCTGATTATGTGCTGGGTAAAGGTGCCGGTCACAAGACGGCCTTACGCCCTAAAGCCAAAGAGTTGCTAGATGAGGCTCGTCGAGCTTTCAAGGTTAAAACAGCCTTAGCCAAGTTGAACGATATGCCTGAGCCAGAACGACTCAGGCTGTACGGTGAGGCCGAGTATCAGGCTAAAAGCTGGAAAGGGCTCGATACCCGGATAATCTATAAGGCAGAGGTTAACGAGAAAGGCGACAATCCCCGCTTTATTGTCACCTCAATCAAAGAGGCTTCCCCAGAGGTGATTTATGAGGATCTGTACTGCCCAAGAGGGCAGGATGAGAATTTCATTAAGCACCTGAAAAGTGATCTGTCCGGTGACAGACTGTCAGACCAGACCTTTCTGGCCAATCACTTGAGACTGTTTTATGCCTGTGCGGCTTACGTTCTGCATTACGAGCTGAGAACCAAGGCTTTGAAAGGAACGGAACTGGAGAAAGCCCAGCCATCAACGGTAATCACAAAACTCTGCAAAGTAGCGGTTAAGGTGGTTGAGTACAAGGATCGGATCAAACTGCACCTACCCAGCAGCTGCCCATTCAAGAAGCTTTTGCAGCATGTAACAGAGATATTTTATCAAATGCCGTTGCCTCGGCCTGGGTAG